One Roseiconus lacunae genomic region harbors:
- a CDS encoding ThuA domain-containing protein: MNPTSCFPLPLRLTTLGLLTLALIGFTGANESHGHEPLVYQGSNGPGKGKHIVFIAGDHEYRSEETLPALARILAKHHGFKCTVLFTVDPKTGEIVPGNNNIPGLEALQSADLMVNFLRFQDLPDDQMQHIVNYLDRAGPVAGLRTASHAFRIPNESKFSKYSYKSTESGYEGGFGRQVLGETWVGHYGKNHVMSTRLDLVSEQKSHPVLRGVDSAWVVAGGYWADPMPGSTVLAMAQPLDGMSPDSKPAADKPPCPGTWVRTYHGKQGKGRVYTTLYGASEDIENEGFRRMFVNGCYWAMGMEDAINAEFVVDLVGPYHPTPYKNGGHRLGIKPADLAGFESPIMPTDRPLSQRKTDKR, translated from the coding sequence ATGAACCCTACGTCGTGTTTTCCCCTGCCGCTCAGACTGACGACACTCGGCCTGCTGACGCTCGCACTTATCGGTTTCACCGGAGCCAATGAGTCGCATGGCCACGAACCGCTTGTCTACCAAGGATCAAACGGGCCGGGAAAGGGCAAGCACATTGTGTTCATCGCCGGTGACCACGAATACCGGAGTGAGGAAACACTGCCCGCATTGGCACGAATTCTCGCGAAGCATCATGGTTTTAAGTGCACGGTTCTGTTCACGGTTGATCCGAAAACCGGTGAAATCGTTCCCGGCAACAATAACATTCCGGGACTGGAAGCACTTCAGTCCGCCGACCTAATGGTGAACTTCCTTCGGTTTCAGGACCTTCCTGATGACCAGATGCAACACATCGTCAACTACCTCGACCGCGCCGGCCCCGTGGCCGGTTTACGAACGGCCTCCCACGCCTTTCGAATTCCGAATGAGAGCAAGTTTTCCAAGTACTCCTATAAGTCAACCGAATCCGGATACGAAGGTGGGTTTGGGCGACAAGTCCTAGGCGAAACATGGGTCGGTCACTACGGCAAGAATCATGTGATGAGCACTCGTTTGGATTTAGTGTCAGAGCAAAAATCGCACCCGGTCCTGCGAGGTGTTGATTCGGCATGGGTGGTCGCCGGCGGTTACTGGGCCGACCCGATGCCCGGAAGCACCGTGCTTGCGATGGCTCAACCACTCGACGGCATGTCACCGGATTCGAAACCCGCCGCCGACAAACCACCTTGCCCAGGAACATGGGTTCGAACCTACCATGGAAAGCAGGGCAAAGGCCGAGTGTACACGACGCTCTACGGTGCCTCAGAAGACATAGAGAATGAAGGTTTCCGCCGCATGTTCGTCAACGGCTGCTACTGGGCGATGGGTATGGAAGACGCCATCAATGCCGAGTTCGTTGTCGACTTGGTGGGCCCGTATCATCCGACGCCCTACAAGAACGGTGGGCACCGGCTGGGGATTAAACCGGCAGACTTGGCCGGCTTTGAAAGCCCGATCATGCCGACCGACCGACCTCTCTCCCAACGCAAGACCGACAAGCGATAA
- a CDS encoding sulfatase family protein produces the protein MLTFDTATKMTLHKHPSPRQLFAGLSLHLTFVFSVFLACCVPSATAMAVTPPNIVLILADDLGYGDVQPLNPGSRIATPAFNRLAKEGLTFTDAHTPSAVCTPTRYGLITGRYCWRTHLKRGVINGYGRPLIEPERPTLGSIFSAAGYRTTVIGKWHLGLGLHGGPDDLDLSKPLSHHPGTVGFQESLVIPASLDFPPYVYFRNGNATTTQTIVEPKRGFPQYLRQGPRAKDFDIQGCLDRLIEETVEVVETMKSSDQPTLLYLPLTAPHKPVYPSAEFAGTTGLGPYGDFVRQVDGCVGRVIDALDSNGVLDDSIVIVTSDNGSFMRRYDDETPDHVDDDTVQAYRSEHHTSNAQWRGTKADIWEGGHRVPFFVRLPNGRHSGQRIDQVIGLVDILATLADKIDIKLPVDAAPDSVSFASLLEDPKASFHRPPLICHSSGGMFAIRDGNWKLVAGNGSGGRQQPKGKPFAEPWMLVNLDEDPQEKNNVADAHPRRFERMKRQLLDIKGDD, from the coding sequence ATGCTCACCTTTGATACCGCGACTAAGATGACGCTACATAAACATCCTTCTCCCCGACAACTGTTCGCGGGTCTGAGTTTACACCTCACCTTTGTCTTCAGTGTCTTCTTGGCGTGCTGCGTTCCCAGTGCGACAGCAATGGCGGTGACGCCGCCGAACATTGTATTGATCCTCGCCGATGACCTTGGCTATGGCGACGTCCAACCGCTGAACCCCGGCTCTAGGATCGCGACCCCCGCATTCAACCGACTCGCCAAAGAAGGCCTGACCTTTACAGATGCCCACACGCCATCGGCGGTTTGCACCCCGACACGCTATGGCCTGATCACTGGGCGTTACTGCTGGCGAACGCATCTAAAACGTGGTGTGATCAATGGCTATGGCAGACCGCTGATCGAGCCTGAACGCCCAACGCTGGGAAGCATTTTTTCTGCGGCCGGATACCGGACTACCGTCATCGGAAAGTGGCACCTTGGACTCGGACTCCACGGCGGCCCGGATGACCTCGACCTCAGCAAACCGTTGAGCCACCATCCCGGCACAGTTGGCTTTCAGGAATCGCTCGTCATTCCAGCCTCATTGGATTTCCCGCCCTACGTCTACTTCCGAAACGGCAATGCCACGACAACGCAAACCATCGTCGAACCCAAACGAGGCTTTCCTCAATATCTGCGACAAGGCCCTCGCGCGAAAGATTTTGACATCCAAGGGTGTCTCGATCGGCTAATCGAGGAGACTGTTGAAGTGGTCGAAACGATGAAATCGTCCGATCAACCGACGCTACTCTATTTGCCGTTGACGGCGCCGCATAAGCCAGTTTACCCATCGGCCGAATTCGCGGGCACTACCGGACTTGGTCCCTACGGCGACTTCGTTCGTCAAGTGGACGGTTGCGTCGGACGCGTGATCGATGCCCTCGACTCGAACGGTGTACTCGACGACTCAATCGTCATTGTCACTAGCGATAATGGCTCGTTCATGCGTCGCTACGACGACGAGACCCCCGACCATGTCGATGATGACACCGTCCAAGCGTATCGCTCCGAGCACCATACGTCGAACGCCCAATGGCGCGGAACCAAAGCAGATATCTGGGAAGGTGGGCACCGAGTCCCATTTTTCGTTCGATTGCCTAACGGACGGCACTCAGGCCAACGCATCGATCAAGTGATTGGATTGGTCGATATCCTGGCCACACTCGCCGACAAAATCGATATCAAACTTCCTGTTGATGCCGCACCGGATTCGGTGAGCTTTGCGAGTTTACTCGAAGACCCCAAAGCATCTTTTCATCGCCCTCCGCTGATCTGTCATTCTTCCGGCGGGATGTTCGCGATTCGCGATGGCAACTGGAAACTCGTTGCCGGAAACGGAAGTGGCGGTCGTCAGCAACCCAAAGGCAAGCCCTTCGCCGAACCCTGGATGCTCGTCAATCTTGATGAAGATCCGCAAGAGAAAAACAACGTTGCCGATGCACACCCGCGGCGATTTGAACGAATGAAACGCCAGCTCTTAGACATCAAAGGCGACGACTAA
- a CDS encoding protein kinase domain-containing protein, whose protein sequence is MTRPEPFHPRELNSGRGSIRGYRRDHDDSLFGEATIGPGSNLRSTKLASKDTTDPNESRRTGCGTSEQDADTRVSTTTDATTVNGTDGSSRFRAAGELGRGGWGIVQRARDQVLDREVAIKRIIGDNADEDLREQFLHEAKITGRLQHPGVVPVHELAQSDGGDVFYVMKLLDGETFRTQIRRHHQQYHSIGKRNAETLSETIKPLLERFIDICNTVAYAHQQGILHRDLKPANVMIGEFGETIVLDWGLAKTVDEIDHEGGVTLRYGLGDGTSDSTQSTSRRRSERNGVVIGTPAYMSPEQANGQTSALDHRSDVFSLGVILYEIVSGQHPHAGLKTDAVLHRARDGEYESLKARQPHASVALVAIVNKAMALAPRDRYDSALDLADDVRHWMLGEPVSVHPGTLSDRCSRWIKRHRTLATGLASSAAILLISASVFSILIHGAHQAEKQARRSAEAANRTALKRLIEARDATDTWLIDLSGVLRYYPGLQAERHRLIQKAIAQYQDLATEQSVSETIRSTEPLEKLERGKCYLRLGDLHRLTGEIGLASKNYDHAQQIFESIDVASTGKQLRRNGLSLRLISTASVDQPEAPPAPMDNKLALQHHLNVELANCLIGQILAVCVQSESTSSNSLPTTAATVLDSTLTESIKTAEQLLSAVLPPSSNSDSVDEIQIKAVSSQLRLDLAIAHRSDVDPTIRLAHAQSAADWGTWLSSHREQANDRAHLLDADETLALLYEETDAPNEAIEVWSNLITTIREQTSRLPSIHPRLLQTAAHARIRRAKLLLKTGDRAAAIEDYEKAIEQLNHAWQASDPDDFYRTNLATAEFNLGKVYSTDPDHSATAQSLLRRSSQTYKELLQQRPTVEVLRRLTDAKAKLAELTIGTDDEVAHLDDALVGFEVLDDHTVIDRQDLLRWLKLLVRRVTLTDGGHVNGNRHKQLEQIQYLADSLHETPLPIDLQSQIDALQDQSE, encoded by the coding sequence ATGACCCGACCTGAGCCCTTTCATCCGCGTGAACTCAATTCGGGACGTGGCTCTATTCGTGGGTATCGGCGTGATCACGATGATTCACTCTTTGGTGAAGCGACCATAGGTCCTGGGTCCAACCTACGATCGACAAAGCTTGCGTCCAAGGACACGACAGATCCGAACGAAAGTCGCCGGACTGGATGTGGGACTTCGGAACAAGACGCCGACACACGAGTGTCAACAACGACCGATGCGACAACTGTCAATGGCACCGACGGTTCGTCTCGATTCCGGGCCGCCGGTGAACTTGGGCGTGGCGGTTGGGGGATCGTCCAGCGTGCGCGTGATCAGGTGCTTGACCGAGAAGTCGCGATCAAACGAATCATCGGTGACAATGCGGACGAAGATCTACGAGAACAGTTTCTGCACGAGGCAAAGATCACCGGCCGATTGCAGCACCCCGGCGTAGTGCCCGTTCACGAACTCGCGCAGTCAGACGGGGGCGATGTCTTCTACGTGATGAAACTGCTTGACGGAGAAACGTTTCGAACGCAAATCCGAAGGCATCATCAACAGTACCATTCAATCGGCAAACGAAATGCGGAGACGCTTAGCGAGACCATTAAACCACTGCTTGAGCGTTTCATTGATATTTGCAATACAGTCGCTTACGCGCACCAGCAAGGAATCCTTCATCGCGATTTGAAACCCGCCAATGTGATGATCGGTGAGTTTGGTGAAACCATTGTTCTCGATTGGGGGCTTGCAAAAACGGTCGATGAAATCGATCACGAGGGTGGCGTGACGCTACGTTACGGTCTCGGTGACGGAACGTCTGATTCAACACAAAGCACTTCACGTCGTCGAAGTGAACGCAACGGCGTAGTGATCGGAACGCCGGCTTACATGTCGCCAGAGCAAGCGAATGGACAAACGTCGGCGCTCGACCACCGATCGGACGTGTTTTCACTGGGCGTCATCCTGTATGAAATCGTTTCCGGACAACACCCGCACGCTGGATTGAAAACGGACGCTGTTCTTCATCGTGCCCGCGATGGCGAATACGAATCGTTAAAAGCCCGCCAGCCTCACGCGTCTGTTGCTTTGGTTGCGATCGTCAACAAAGCTATGGCGCTAGCACCTCGAGATCGCTATGACAGTGCCCTCGATCTTGCCGATGATGTACGCCATTGGATGCTCGGAGAACCGGTCAGTGTTCATCCGGGAACTCTATCGGACAGGTGCAGTCGCTGGATTAAGCGGCACCGAACGCTTGCCACCGGATTGGCCTCCTCGGCTGCGATTCTATTGATTTCGGCTTCGGTATTTTCGATCCTGATCCATGGGGCGCATCAAGCTGAAAAACAAGCCCGCCGATCGGCCGAAGCGGCCAACCGAACGGCGCTCAAGCGGCTGATCGAAGCTCGAGATGCAACCGACACTTGGCTTATCGACCTTAGCGGCGTGTTGCGATATTACCCGGGCCTGCAGGCCGAACGCCATCGGCTGATCCAGAAGGCCATTGCGCAATACCAAGACTTGGCGACCGAACAATCTGTCAGTGAAACAATCCGATCGACCGAACCGCTCGAAAAATTAGAACGCGGCAAATGCTACCTTCGACTCGGGGACTTGCATCGACTCACAGGAGAAATCGGCCTGGCTTCGAAAAACTACGATCACGCCCAACAAATCTTCGAGTCGATCGACGTCGCGTCCACCGGCAAGCAGCTGCGGCGCAACGGTTTATCCCTCCGATTGATCTCGACCGCCTCCGTTGACCAACCGGAGGCGCCCCCGGCGCCGATGGATAACAAGCTTGCCCTACAACATCACCTCAACGTCGAATTAGCGAACTGCTTGATCGGTCAAATTTTGGCCGTGTGTGTCCAAAGTGAATCGACTAGCAGCAACTCATTGCCAACTACCGCTGCCACTGTCCTTGATTCGACATTGACCGAGTCGATCAAAACGGCCGAGCAACTTTTGTCGGCCGTTCTGCCTCCGAGTTCGAATTCTGACTCGGTAGACGAAATTCAGATTAAAGCGGTTTCATCGCAACTACGACTCGACCTCGCGATCGCTCATCGTTCGGACGTTGATCCAACGATTCGTTTAGCCCATGCCCAATCGGCCGCCGACTGGGGCACCTGGCTTTCGAGTCATCGCGAACAGGCGAACGATCGGGCACATTTGCTCGACGCCGATGAAACGCTAGCCCTGCTCTACGAAGAGACAGATGCTCCCAACGAAGCCATCGAAGTATGGTCAAATCTGATCACAACAATCAGAGAACAGACTTCGCGACTTCCTTCGATACACCCTCGCCTACTTCAAACGGCAGCACATGCACGCATTCGTCGTGCGAAACTGCTATTGAAAACCGGCGATCGCGCGGCAGCAATCGAGGACTACGAAAAGGCGATCGAGCAACTCAACCACGCTTGGCAGGCGTCTGATCCAGATGACTTCTATCGCACCAATCTTGCCACCGCGGAGTTCAACCTAGGAAAAGTTTACTCGACGGATCCTGATCACTCCGCCACAGCCCAAAGCTTGCTTCGCCGCTCGTCGCAAACCTACAAAGAGTTGCTTCAGCAACGCCCCACCGTCGAAGTCTTACGCCGCCTTACCGATGCGAAGGCAAAACTAGCCGAACTAACGATCGGAACCGATGACGAAGTTGCGCACTTGGATGATGCGCTGGTCGGATTTGAGGTCTTAGACGATCACACGGTCATCGATCGACAAGATCTTCTGCGTTGGCTGAAATTACTCGTCCGCCGCGTGACGTTGACCGATGGCGGACATGTCAACGGCAATCGACACAAGCAGCTTGAGCAAATCCAATATTTGGCCGATAGCCTTCACGAGACGCCTCTGCCAATCGACCTGCAATCACAAATCGATGCACTGCAGGACCAATCCGAGTGA
- a CDS encoding GGDEF domain-containing protein, with translation MTADSFCDPATALPEADHTLAHSHGRSPSISESDKSCLVQIYPPDVVDGMVLLDRPQMIIGRDADADLLLPDQSVSRSHAELRWTENGYEIRDLGSTNGTLVNESSVRSAMLRSGDTVRIGSFIFRFLSADSIETQYHETVYNALVRDVLTGTMNKRYLLESMEREIARAVRQQSLLSVMMLDIDHFKSINDTYGHLVGDEVLKEFGQRMTHVSRVDDLLARYGGEEFCLLMAGTDLDEAYEIAERCRHAIADRAFETEVGDLAVSASFGVACLDPVRPISCLDFLQAADQKLYEAKSQGRNRVCR, from the coding sequence ATGACGGCTGATTCTTTTTGCGATCCGGCAACGGCACTTCCTGAAGCGGACCACACACTCGCGCACAGCCACGGTCGGTCGCCGTCGATCTCCGAAAGCGACAAGTCATGCTTGGTGCAGATCTATCCGCCCGATGTCGTCGATGGGATGGTGCTTCTTGATCGTCCCCAAATGATCATCGGACGTGACGCCGACGCCGACTTACTCTTGCCAGACCAAAGTGTCTCACGTAGTCATGCGGAACTTCGATGGACTGAGAACGGCTATGAAATCCGAGATCTTGGCAGCACCAACGGAACCTTGGTGAATGAGTCGAGTGTACGCTCGGCAATGCTTCGATCGGGCGATACCGTCAGGATTGGCAGCTTTATCTTCCGATTTCTCTCCGCAGACAGTATCGAAACGCAATATCACGAGACCGTTTACAACGCATTGGTTCGTGACGTTCTAACTGGAACGATGAATAAGCGTTACTTGCTTGAATCGATGGAGCGAGAGATCGCCCGAGCCGTTCGGCAACAGTCGTTGCTCTCTGTGATGATGCTGGATATCGATCATTTCAAAAGTATCAACGACACCTACGGACACCTCGTCGGCGATGAAGTCCTCAAGGAATTCGGCCAACGGATGACGCACGTTTCACGCGTGGATGACCTGCTTGCCCGGTACGGTGGCGAAGAATTCTGCCTGCTGATGGCGGGAACGGATCTTGATGAAGCGTACGAAATCGCAGAACGCTGCCGGCATGCGATCGCCGACCGAGCGTTTGAGACCGAAGTTGGCGACCTAGCTGTTTCGGCAAGCTTTGGCGTGGCATGTCTTGACCCGGTTCGTCCGATCTCGTGCCTTGATTTCCTTCAGGCTGCCGATCAGAAACTTTATGAAGCAAAGTCGCAAGGTCGCAATCGAGTCTGTCGGTAA
- a CDS encoding TonB-dependent receptor domain-containing protein — MDASPDFIRFFVNVRVGIAVGMIGCAMLTTTVPIAAQDHDGHVEETSPEDSLLLQDPIRRSEAGSRRHDETTTPNQASDQGLLSDRRLNRLFGEVDQLDQLPDVRRPLAKSPAANAVFSAEAVGRRTADVGSLLKQSKAAQGVAIQHRTPITSDTRVRGQRVGQILASGSYWAPARMDLDTMMSKIDSRLIDDLILIKGPYAARYGPSFRVVDLEFVQSPRYDRAEIHGSSSATYSSNSDHWYGRQSGWGGNQEYGFYVSYGHQTANDYETGKDGFFMPSSFKSRDVFVAFGVDLSDHETLEINYLRLDQTDVEIPGLVYDINFLVTDGYEFTYTNIAPTFLADEFRAEVWYNRTRFEGDTSRPGKKKQIPSLLVELESTSGSDGFARTDVDALSGGYRFENTVFTQNGQYAFGTDLIILNQELNDIEPFAPPDDNNFPIPRSHSVDIGVYVEDVEQLTDRWSMTTGGRIDGVFADAQDHVPGVPILLSDLKEAELEQAFFLGMVYLTSDYRITPDWHCNLGMGFASRAPTLTELYAESSFIGSLQRGVTFLLGDPKLKQEKLYQLDAGVRYTDGQHRFGVQGHCAWIEDFITYDLLDPPGTSDGFQQGAVFTNTDLAVLSGVELYGQRDVSDYITLFGTLSYIEGTDLTRNSPSRLSPYLDRSAIRGVEEEPLPGINPLESRVGIVLEDPNPQPGWGIELLARIVDNQDRVAKTLEELPTPGFTTYDVRAYWLIDQWLFTSGIENFTDKFYQEHIDYRSGRGVYRPGISFYFGTEVQY, encoded by the coding sequence ATGGACGCCTCACCCGATTTCATTCGGTTCTTTGTCAACGTGCGAGTCGGCATCGCAGTCGGCATGATCGGCTGCGCCATGTTGACCACCACCGTTCCGATCGCCGCTCAGGATCACGATGGTCATGTAGAAGAAACCTCCCCCGAGGATTCTTTACTGCTACAGGATCCGATTCGACGATCCGAAGCCGGTTCTCGACGCCACGACGAAACCACGACACCCAACCAAGCTTCCGACCAAGGACTTCTCAGTGACCGTCGACTGAACCGACTTTTTGGTGAAGTCGATCAGCTCGACCAACTGCCCGATGTCCGACGACCGCTGGCAAAATCGCCGGCGGCGAATGCAGTGTTTTCGGCCGAGGCGGTCGGCAGGCGTACCGCGGACGTTGGAAGCTTACTAAAGCAGTCCAAAGCCGCCCAAGGTGTCGCGATTCAGCACCGAACACCGATCACCAGCGATACACGTGTGCGTGGTCAACGTGTCGGACAAATCCTTGCATCGGGATCCTACTGGGCACCTGCTCGTATGGACCTCGATACCATGATGAGCAAAATTGATTCGCGGTTGATCGACGATCTCATTCTGATCAAAGGCCCCTACGCGGCGCGCTATGGACCAAGCTTTCGCGTCGTCGACTTAGAATTTGTCCAATCGCCGCGCTACGATCGCGCAGAAATCCATGGCAGTTCGAGTGCGACTTACAGCAGTAACAGCGATCACTGGTATGGACGCCAATCGGGTTGGGGGGGCAACCAAGAATATGGATTCTACGTCAGCTACGGTCACCAAACGGCAAACGACTACGAAACCGGAAAAGACGGGTTCTTCATGCCCTCCAGTTTCAAATCACGCGATGTCTTCGTCGCCTTCGGAGTGGACTTGTCCGACCACGAGACACTTGAGATCAACTATCTGCGACTCGACCAAACCGACGTCGAAATCCCCGGGCTCGTCTACGACATCAACTTCTTAGTTACCGACGGCTACGAGTTTACCTACACGAACATAGCTCCCACGTTTCTGGCCGACGAGTTTCGTGCAGAGGTCTGGTACAACCGAACTCGATTTGAAGGCGACACCAGTCGTCCCGGCAAAAAGAAACAGATTCCTTCGTTGCTAGTTGAATTGGAATCGACCAGCGGTAGCGACGGTTTTGCAAGGACAGATGTCGATGCACTCAGTGGCGGCTACCGATTCGAGAACACCGTGTTCACTCAAAACGGGCAATACGCATTCGGAACTGACCTGATCATTTTGAATCAAGAACTTAACGATATCGAACCGTTTGCACCGCCGGATGACAACAACTTTCCGATCCCACGGAGCCACTCCGTTGACATTGGCGTCTATGTCGAAGATGTCGAGCAATTGACTGACCGTTGGTCGATGACAACGGGGGGACGAATCGACGGCGTCTTTGCCGACGCGCAAGACCATGTCCCGGGTGTTCCAATACTGCTTTCCGATTTGAAAGAAGCTGAACTCGAACAAGCGTTCTTCCTTGGGATGGTGTACCTGACTTCGGACTACCGGATCACGCCGGATTGGCACTGTAACTTAGGCATGGGCTTTGCCTCTCGCGCCCCAACGTTAACGGAGCTTTATGCGGAATCATCGTTTATCGGAAGTCTGCAACGTGGCGTCACGTTCTTATTAGGCGACCCTAAATTGAAACAGGAAAAACTGTACCAACTCGACGCAGGTGTCCGCTACACCGATGGGCAACATCGATTCGGTGTCCAAGGGCATTGCGCATGGATCGAAGACTTTATCACCTACGACCTCCTCGATCCCCCAGGAACCTCAGACGGTTTCCAACAAGGCGCCGTGTTTACGAACACCGATTTGGCGGTACTCAGTGGCGTTGAGCTTTATGGTCAACGCGACGTCTCCGACTACATCACACTCTTTGGGACGCTTTCTTATATCGAAGGCACCGACCTGACGCGAAACAGCCCTTCCCGGTTGTCGCCATACCTTGATCGAAGTGCAATACGTGGTGTTGAGGAAGAACCGCTTCCAGGAATCAACCCGCTTGAATCTCGAGTCGGGATTGTGCTCGAAGATCCCAATCCGCAACCTGGTTGGGGGATCGAACTGCTCGCCCGTATCGTCGACAACCAAGATCGCGTGGCGAAGACCCTCGAAGAACTGCCAACACCCGGATTCACCACCTATGATGTGCGAGCCTACTGGCTGATCGATCAATGGCTCTTCACGTCTGGGATCGAGAACTTCACCGACAAGTTTTATCAAGAACACATCGATTACCGATCAGGCCGTGGCGTCTACCGCCCCGGCATTTCATTCTATTTTGGTACCGAAGTTCAATACTAA
- a CDS encoding serine hydrolase: MMLCHNRCPNTANRPSRILFVVLVLSMVVPAVGRAQETQPRLGAKVAELRRKHDVPALAVIVVNKDGVVESNCSGDRKRGASDRAELSDRFAIGSNTKSMTATLAAVLVEAGQIEWSTTLGEVWPKATDEHLHPKLRDVTLDELLSHQSGIAVNISDVSRSEWARFFAEKESPALERRRMLRIVLPKAPASPRGQFVYSNLGYAIAASMLETRAGRSFETLMKELVFEPLEMRSADFRTLESAEKSTPPLLWGHDANGKPVDPRAPGAENPSVYASCGTVHLSVEDYAKYARWHLAGKPSPVLKTQATFDHLHEPLIESTPGNHYACGWICAPTPLGSGLNHGGSNTNSFALIWVIPEADLAAIVCTNTGEPQAFPACDEMMGYLFARHGSGQKQTDAGEMDSKPGTIAPERLAGRYQLTPNFIFDVKYEGGRMMVGITNQPTQQVYADSPTKWSYKSVEATLEFHVRSKGPAYALTLHQNGIKQQAKRIGN; this comes from the coding sequence ATGATGCTCTGTCACAACCGTTGTCCGAATACCGCGAATCGTCCGTCGCGTATTCTATTCGTCGTGCTTGTACTGTCGATGGTGGTGCCTGCGGTCGGTCGTGCCCAAGAAACGCAACCGCGGTTGGGAGCAAAGGTCGCCGAACTCCGCCGCAAGCATGATGTGCCAGCCTTGGCTGTGATTGTTGTCAATAAAGATGGCGTGGTGGAATCGAACTGTTCCGGTGATCGAAAGCGTGGAGCTTCCGATCGGGCCGAATTAAGTGACCGTTTTGCGATTGGATCAAATACCAAGTCAATGACCGCGACACTCGCGGCTGTCTTGGTTGAAGCGGGGCAGATCGAATGGTCGACCACCCTCGGTGAGGTTTGGCCGAAGGCAACTGATGAGCATCTTCATCCAAAATTGAGAGACGTCACGCTCGACGAACTGCTGTCACACCAAAGTGGTATCGCGGTCAACATCAGCGATGTCTCAAGATCCGAGTGGGCTCGCTTTTTCGCGGAAAAGGAATCGCCAGCACTCGAACGCCGACGGATGTTGCGAATCGTTCTACCAAAGGCACCTGCGTCGCCGCGCGGTCAGTTTGTCTATTCCAACTTGGGTTATGCCATCGCCGCGTCGATGCTGGAAACCCGTGCTGGAAGGTCTTTTGAAACATTAATGAAGGAACTCGTGTTCGAACCCTTAGAGATGCGATCGGCGGACTTTCGTACGCTAGAATCCGCCGAGAAATCGACTCCGCCGCTTCTTTGGGGACACGATGCGAATGGGAAACCCGTGGATCCACGAGCCCCCGGTGCGGAGAATCCCTCGGTTTACGCGTCGTGTGGGACGGTGCATTTGTCGGTCGAAGATTATGCGAAATACGCGCGTTGGCACCTCGCGGGGAAGCCGTCTCCGGTTTTAAAAACTCAAGCAACGTTTGATCATTTGCATGAACCATTAATTGAGTCTACACCGGGAAATCATTATGCGTGCGGTTGGATCTGTGCCCCGACTCCGTTGGGATCCGGGTTGAACCACGGGGGCAGCAATACAAATTCGTTTGCGTTGATCTGGGTCATTCCCGAAGCCGATCTTGCTGCGATTGTCTGCACCAATACCGGTGAGCCTCAAGCGTTTCCGGCCTGTGACGAGATGATGGGATACTTGTTCGCAAGGCATGGATCCGGTCAGAAACAAACCGATGCGGGAGAAATGGACTCCAAGCCTGGCACGATTGCCCCAGAAAGACTGGCCGGACGCTATCAACTCACTCCAAACTTTATCTTCGATGTCAAATACGAAGGTGGGCGAATGATGGTTGGTATCACGAATCAGCCGACGCAACAAGTGTATGCCGATTCGCCAACGAAGTGGTCCTACAAGTCGGTCGAGGCGACGCTAGAGTTTCATGTACGATCGAAAGGTCCGGCCTATGCGTTGACATTGCACCAAAACGGTATCAAGCAGCAGGCAAAGCGGATCGGAAATTGA